Below is a window of Streptomyces genisteinicus DNA.
GAGGGCGGCCCCCGCCGCCGCCTCCAGCGCGGTCAGCGCCCGCCGGGCGTCCCCGCCCGCGATCCGCAGCAGGTGGCCCCTGGCCTCCGGGGCCATGCCGACGGCACCGGCCAGGCCCCGCTCCTCGGCGAGGGCGCGGTCGAGCAGGGCCGCGATGTCGTCGTCGGTGAGCGGCTCCAGCGTCAGCAGCAGCGACCGGGAGAGCAGCGGGGAGATGACCGAGAAGTACGGGTTCTCCGTGGTGGCGGCGATCAGGGTGACCCAGCGGTTCTCCACGGCGGGGAGCAGGGAGTCCTGCTGGGCCTTGGAGAAGCGGTGGATCTCGTCGAGGAAGAGCACCGTCTCCCTGCCGTAGCCGCCGGCGGCCCTGCGGGCGCCCTCGATGACCGCCCGGACCTCCTTGACGCCCGCGGTGATCGCGGAGAGCTCGACGAACCGCTTGTCCGTCGCCTTGGAGACGACGTACGCGAGGGTCGTCTTCCCGGTGCCCGGAGGACCCCAGAGGATCACCGACGAGGCGCCGGCCCGGCCGGAGCCCCCGTCGCCGACGAGGCGGCGCAGGGGCGATCCCGGCTTCAGCAGGTGCTGCTGGCCGACGACCTCGTCGAGGGTGCGCGGACGCATCCGCACGGCCAGGGGGCTGCTGGTCGGGTCGGTCTCCTGGCGCTCTTCGGCGGCGGCGGTGAACAGGTCGGGTTCCACGCGATGAAGCCTATGACAGGGGACCGACAGTGCCTGCCGGGCGGGTCAGGAGGTCCAGAAGTCCCACCAGCGGGTCAGGATCAGCATCCCGATCACCCCGATGTGCAGCACGGGGAGGACCCAGGTGAACTCGCCGAAGAAGGTGCGCAGCGCGGCCGGCGCGGGCAGCACCCCCTTGCGGACGTTGTGGGAGGTGACGTACCAGAACATGACGATCGTGCCGGCCCAGGCGAGGCAGCACCACAGGCACAGGGCGTTGATCTCGTACAGCGACTGCTGCATCAGCCAGGTGCAGAACCCGACGCCGAAGAGGCAGCCGGCGTTCAGCCCGAGCCAGTACCAGCGGCGGTAGCGGGCGCCGGCCAGCAGCGCGACGCCGATCGCGATCACCATCGCGTACGTGACCAGGCCCAGCATCGGGTTGGGGAAGCCGAAGACGGCGGCCTGGTCGCTCTTCATGATGTTGCCGCAGGAGACCACCGGGTTGAGGCTGCACCCCGGCGTGAAGCCCGGATCCTCCAGCAGTTTGAACTTGTCGATGGTGATCACCCACGCGGCCAGCAGACCGGCCGCACCGGTGACGACCAGCATCCACGCGAAGGCGCGGCTCGCTCCGATCGTGCCCGCGTCGGGGCGGTCCTGGGTGCCGGTGGGCACGTCGCGGGCTGCTGAAGAGGTCATGTCGCCGTTCCATCGTCTCGCCGGTGGCTGGAGCAGGGCCATTCTGCCCCACCGTGCCCCGCCGTCTCCGTTCGATCCGCATAAGGAACCCCGCCGGGTGACCGCCGCGCACCCGGGCAACGGCGAAGGGGCCCCGGGCAGTTGACGCCCGGGGCCCCTTTCGCGCGGCGTGCTCGGCCGGCGGCGTACTCAGGCCAGCTTCGCCCGCAGCTCGGAGACGACGGTCTCCAGCGGGACCGACCGCTGCTCGCCCGACTCCATGTCCTTGAGCTGCACCACGCCCTCGGCGAGGTCGCGCTCGCCGGCCACCAGGGCGTACGGCGCCCCGGACCGGTTGGCGTTCTTCATGGCGCCCTTGAGGCCCTTGCCGCCGTAGCTGAAGTCCGCGGCGACCCCGGCCCTGCGCAGCTCGGTGACCACGCCGAAGAGCACCCGGCGGGCCTCCTCGCCGAGCGGGACGGCGTACACGCTGGTGGCCGCCGGGATGTCGAGGACGACGCCCTCGGCCTCCAGGGCCAGCACCGTGCGGTCGACGCCGAGCGCCCAGCCGACGGACGGCAGCGCGGGGCCGCCGATCATCTCGGAGAGGCCGTCGTACCGGCCGCCGCCGCCCACCGCGGACTGGGAGCCGAGTCCGCCGTGCACGAACTCGAAGGTGGTGCGGGTGTAGTAGTCCAGGCCGCGGACGAGCTTCTCGTCGTCCTCGAAGGCGACCCCGGCCGCCGTGATCAGCGCCCGGACCTCCTCGTGGTACGCCTTGCAGGCGTCGCAGAGGTAGTCGCGCAGCATGGGCGCGCCGGTGAGCTGCTTCTGGACCTCGGAGCGCTTGTCGTCGAGGACGCGCAGCGGGTTGATCTCGACCCGGCGGCGGGTGTCCTCGTCGAGGTCGAGGTCGCGCAGGAAGGCCTGGAGCGCCTCCCGGTAGACCGGGCGGCACTCCTTGTCACCGAGCGAGTTCAGCAGGATGCGGAAGTCGCGCAGGCCGAGCGAGCGGTACGCCTGGTCGGCCAGGATGATCAGCTCGGCGTCGAGCGCCGGGTCCTCGGCGCCGATCGCCTCGGCCCCCACCTGGGAGAAGTGGCGGTAGCGGCCGGCCTGCGGCTTCTCGTAGCGGTAGTACGAGCCGGAGTACCAGAGCTTCACGGGCAGGTTGCCGGCCTTGTGGAGGTTGGCCTCCAGCGCGGCGCGCAGCACCGATGCGGTGCCCTCGGGGCGCAGCGCCAGCTGGTCGCCGCCCTTGGTCTCGAAGGCGTACATCTCCTTGGAGACGATGTCGGTGGACTCGCCGACGCCGCGGGCGAACAGCTCGACGTTCTCGAAGCCGGGCGTCTCGACGTAGCCGTAGCCGGAGTTCTTCAGCGGGGCGGAGATCGCCTCGCGGACCGCGAGGAAGACCGCGGAGCGCGGCGGGATGAGGTCGTAGGTGCCCCGGGGGGCCTGGAAGGTGTTCACGTCGGAAGTCTCGTCACATTCCTCGTCGGGGAGCGGGCCGGCCGCTCCCGGGGCCGGAGGCCACCTCGCGGAGATACGGGTTGGTGGCGCGCTCACGGCCGATGGTCGTCTGGGGACCGTGGCCGGAGAGCACCACGGTCGAGTCGTCGAGCGGCAGGCACACCCGGGCCAGCGAGGCGAGCATGTCGTCCATGTCGCCGCCGGGCAGGTCCGTGCGTCCGATGGAGCCGGCGAACAGCAGGTCGCCCGAGAAGAAGACGGACGGCACGTCCGCGGCCTCGGGCATCCGGAAGGTCACCGACCCCTTGGTATGGCCGGGTGCGTGCGCGACGGAGAACTCCAGACCGGCGAGGCTCAGCCCGGCGCCGTCGGTGAGCTCCTTGACGTCGTCGGGCTCGCCGACGGTCAGCTCGCCCATGAGCGGCATGCCGATGGAGCGGCCGAGGGCCTTCTCCGGGTCGCTCATCATGTACCGGTCCTCGGGGTGGATCCACGCCGGCACGTCGTGCGCGCCGCAGACGGGGACGACGGAGGCGACGTGGTCGATGTGCCCGTGGCTGAGCACCACGGCGACGGGCTTGAGCCGATGCTTCCTGAGCGTCTCCTCGACTCCCTGGGCGGCCTGGTGGCCGGGGTCGATGATCACGCACTCCTCGCCTGCGGCCGGGGCGACCAGGTAACAGTTGGTCCCCCAGGCCCCGGCGGGGAACCCGGCAATAAGCACGATCGTCCTCAGTTCGGTCGTCGAGAGGCTTGTGGCGGGACCGGCGGGCCGCCGGCCCGGGCCGATCACGGCTGATCAGAGCCTACCGGCGCATCTCCTTCCACAGCCAACCCGTATACCGTACGGGGCAAGCTCGGCGGTCAGCATCACGCGACGTGCTCAGCACCCGCGGCGTACGGCCTGTATCGACGTCCACGGACCAGGTGCACGCACCCCGTCCGCGCACCACGTCCGTCCACGAACTACAAGGAGAAGACCCGGTGGTCAGCAGCGATCAGCGGCGGCGGCAGCTCGCCCGGGAGAAGTTCGAGCGCCAGCAGCAGCGTCGGGAGAAGGCGCGGAAGAAGACGAAGCAGCGCAACGCGGTCATCGCGGCCGTGATCGCCGTGGTCCTCGCCTCCGGCGGCGCCGTGTACGCGGGTGTGAGCCTCGGCGGGGGCGACGACAAGAAGGACGACAACGCGTCGTCCTCGGCCGACAACTCGCCCTCCCCCGAGCCCTCGGAGACGGAGAGCAAGGCTCCCGAGCCCGCGATGGCGATCGACAAGAAGGCCAAGTACACCTTCTCGATCGACACCAACGAGGGCGGGCTCAGCATCGCGATGGACGCGGCGAAGACCCCGCACACCGTGAACTCGTTCAAGGCGCTCGCGGACAAGGGCTACTTCGACGGCACCAAGTGCCACCGTCTGACCACGCAGGGCATCTTCGTCCTCCAGTGCGGCGACCCGAAGGGCGACGGCACCGGCGGCCCCGGCTACACCATCCCGGACGAGAACCTGACCTCGCTCGGCAAGGCGGGCGCCGACGGCGCGGTGACGTACAAGGCGGGCACGGTGGCCATGGCCAACACCGGCCAGCCGGGCACCGGCGGCAGCCAGTTCTTCCTCGTCTACAAGGACACCAAGCTGCCGCCGTCGTACACGCCGTTCGGCACGCTCGACGCGGAGAGCCTGAAGATCGTCGAGGCGGTCGGCAAGGCCGGTGTGGAGGGCGGGGCCACCGACGGGGCGCCGAAGAAGCCCGTCACCATCGAGAAGGCCGCCGTCCCGAAGGCGTGAGGCGTGGAATTCGGCCGCGCTGGGTGCGGACAGCCGGGCGGCCGGTCGCCTAGATTGGCGTTGTGCAGCGCGGACTGGATGCGCGTTGCGTACGGCGGGCGAGACCCCGCCGCGGAAACTGTGGACGATGCCCGGGGGACCGATCCCCCGCGGACATCAGGTTGAGGAGGCGCTGTGAGCAGCGACCCGTGGGGCCGCGTCGACGAGACGGGCACCGTGTACGTGCGTACTGCCGAGGGCGAGCAGGTCGTCGGTTCGTGGCAGGCCGGAACTCCCGAGGAGGCACTGGCCTACTTCGAGCGCAAGTACGAGGGCCTGGTGGTCGAGATCGGCCTCCTCGAGCGCCGGGTGAAGACGACCGACCTGGCGGCGAAGGACGCCCAGACCGCGATCGACCACCTGCGTCAGCAGGTGGACGAGCACCACGCGGTCGGTGACCTCGCCGCCCTGCGCGAGCGGCTGGACGCGCTCGTCGCGACGGTGGACAAGCGCCGTGAGGAGCGCAAGGTCCAGCGCGCGAAGCAGAGCGACGAGGCGCGCAAGTCCAAGGAGGCGCTGGTCGCCGAGGCGGAGGAGCTGGCGCAGAGCGAGCAGTGGCGCTCGGCCGGTGAGCGGCTGCGGGCGCTGGTGGACACGTGGAAGGGCCTGCCGCGGCTCGACCGCAAGTCCGACGACGAGCTGTGGCACCGCTTCTCGCACGCCCGGTCGGCGTTCTCCAAGCGCCGCAAGGCGCACTTCGCGTCGCTGGACGCGCAGCGCGAGGAGGCCCGCCGGACCAAGGAGCGGCTGGTCTCCGAGGCCGAGGCGCTCTCCGGGTCGACGGACTGGGGCCCGACCGCGGCCCGCTACCGCGACCTGATGACGCAGTGGAAGGCGGCGGGCCGCGCACAGCGCGAGGCCGAGGACGACCTGTGGAACCGCTTCCGCGGCGCCCAGGACGTCTTCTTCGCGGCCCGCAGCGGCGTCTTCGCCGAGCGGGACGCCGAGCAGGGCGAGAACCTCAAGGTCAAGGAGGAGCTCGCGGCCGAGGCCGAGAAGCTCGTCCCGGTGACGGACCTCAAGGCGGCACGTGCCGCGTTCCGGTCCATCAACGAGCGCTGGGAGGCCGTCGGCCACGTGCCGCGCGACGCCCGCCCGAAGGTGGAGGGCCGGATGCACGCGGTGGAGCGTGCCATCCAGGAGTCCGAGGAGAACGAGTGGCGCCGGACGAACCCGGAGGCGCGTGCGCGTGCCGCCGGTCTGACGGGGCAGCTCCAGGCGGCCGTCGACAAGCTGCGTGAGCAGATCGACACGGCCCGCGCCTCGGGCAACAACGCCCGTGCCGACAAGCTCTCCCGGGAGCTGGAGGGCCGGCAGGCCCTGCTCGACCAGGCCCTGAAGGGCCTGGAGGAGTTCGGCGGCTGAGCGTCCGCAGATACGGACGGAGCCCCGGCGGTGGAAACACCGCCGGGGCTCCGGTCGTCTTCCCCCGCGCCGGCGCCCCTACGGCCGCCGCGCCGAGGTGACGCGGTACACGTCGTAGACGCCCTCCACGCCGCGGACGGCCTTGAGGACGTGGCCGAGGTGCTTGGGGTCGCCCATCTCGAAGGTGAAGCGCGAGGTGGCCACCCGGTCGCGGGAGGTCTGCACGGCCGCCGACAGGATGTTGACGTGCTGGTCGGACAGGACGCGGGTGACGTCGGAGAGCAGCCGGGAGCGGTCCAGCGCCTCGACCTGGATGGCGACCAGGAAGACGGAGGACTGGGTGGGCGCCCACTCGACGTCGAGGATGCGTTCGGGCTGCTGGGACAGCGAGTCGACGTTGACGCAGTCGGCGCGGTGCACGGATACCCCGCTGCCCCGGGTGACGAAGCCGATGATCGGGTCCCCGGGGACGGGGGTGCAGCACCGGGCGAGCTTGACCCAGACGTCCTCGACGCCCTTGACGACGACGCCGGGATCGGCGTTGTTGCGCCGCGTGGAGCGGCTGCGGGACGGCGGCGTCGACTCCGCGATGTCCTCGCTGGCGGCCTCCTCGCCGCCGAGCGCCTGCACCAGCTTCTGCACGACGCCCTGGGCCGCGACATGGCCCTCGCCGATCGCCGCGTACAGCGAGGAGATGTCCGGGTAGCGCATCTCGTGGGCGAGGGTGACGAGGGAGTCGCCGGTGAGGATCCGCTGGATGGGCAGGTTCTGCTTGCGCATCGCGCGGACGATGGCGTCCTTGCCCTGCTCGATGGCCTCGTCCCGGCGCTCCTTGGAGAACCAGGCGCGGATCTTGTTGCGGGCCCGGGGCGACTTGACGAAGCCGAGCCAGTCACGGGACGGCCCGGCGCCCTCCGCCTTGGAGGTGAAGACCTCCACCAGGTCGCCGTTGTCCAGGGTCGACTCCAGCGGCACCAGCCGCCCGTTGACCCGTGCTCCTATCGTCCGGTGGCCGACCTCGGTGTGGACCGCGTACGCGAAGTCGACCGGCGTCGCGCCGGCGGGCAGGGCGATGACGTCGCCCTTGGGCGTGAAGACGAAGACCTCGTTGCGCGAGAGGTCGAACCGCAGGGACTCCAGGAACTCGCCGGGGTCCTCGGTCTCCTTCTGCCAGTCGAGGAGCTGGCGCAGCCAGGCCATGTCGTTGACGGTGTCCTGGCCGGCGCTGCCCTTGGCGGCGCGCGGGACGTCGGTGCGGACCTTGGAGGTGCCGGCGACGGTCTCCTGCTTGTACTTCCAGTGCGCGGCGATGCCGTACTCGGCGCGGCGGTGCATGTCGAAGGTGCGGATCTGGAGCTCGACGGGCTTGCCGTTGGGGCCGATCACCGTCGTGTGCAGGGACTGGTACATGTTGAACTTGGGCATCGCGATGTAGTCCTTGAACCGCCCCGGAACCGGGTTCCAGCGGGCGTGGACGGTGCCCAGCGCCGCGTAGCAGTCACGGACGGTGTCGACGAGGACGCGGATGCCGACCAGGTCGTAGATCTCCGCGAAGTCCCTGCCGCGGACGATCATCTTCTGGTAGACGCTGTAGTAGTGCTTGGGCCGTCCCGTGACGGTGGCCTTGATCCGGGCGGCACGGAGGTCGGACTGGACCTCGTCGGTCACTATGGCGAGGTACTCGTCGCGCTTGGGGGCCCGCTCGGCGACCAGGCGCACGATCTCGTCGTACATCTTCGGGTAGAGGATCGCGAACGCGAGGTCCTCCAGCTCCCACTTGATGGTGTTCATGCCCAGCCGGTGGGCGAGCGGGGCGTAGATCTCCAGCGTCTCGCGGGCCTTCTTCTCCTGCTTCTCCCGCTTGAGGTAGCGCATGGTGCGCATGTTGTGGAGCCGGTCGGCGAGCTTGATGACCAGGACCCGGGGGTCCTTGGCCATGGCGACGACCATCTTGCGCACGGTCTCGGCCTGCGCGGCCTCGCCGAACTTCACCTTGTCGAGCTTGGTGACGCCGTCGACGAGCAGGGCGACCGAGTCCCCGAAGTCGCGCCGGAGCTGGTCCAGGCCGTACTCGGTGTCCTCGACCGTGTCGTGCAGCAGACCGGCCATCAGGGTCGCGGGGTCCATGCCCAGCTCGGCCAGGATGGTGGTGACCGCGAGCGGGTGGGTGATGTACGGGTCGCCGCTCTTGCGCTTCTGACCGCGGTGCCACCGCTCGGCGACCTGGTACGCCTTCTCGATCTGGCGGAGCGTCGACGTCTCGATCTTGGGGTCGTTGCTGCGCACGATGCGCAGCAGCGGCTCCAGCACGGGGTTGTACGGCGAGGAGCGCTGCACGCCGAGGCGGGCGAGCCGGGCGCGGACGCGGTTCGAGGACCCGCCGGAGCGGGTGGCCGCGGCCGGTGGCACGGGCTTGGGCGCGGAGACGGGCACCGGGCCCGTGCGCTCCGTCACAGCGGGCTGCGGCTTCCGGGCGGGCTGGGCCTCGGGCACGGCAGGGGCTGCCGTGGGCTCGGCGGCCTGCTGGCCGGGCTGCGCGGCGGCGGACTGGGCCTCGTCTGGCAAGGGCACTCCTCGTGCGGTTCCGGAGCCCCGGTCAGGCCCGGAAAGCCCATGGTATCGATCCGGCCGTACGGTCGCGCACGAGGCGGGGCACCCGGATGCCGGTCAGCCCTCCGGGTGAGGCCCCGGACACGCGAGGTGCCCCGGGGAGACTCCCCGGGGCACCTCGGACGCGGCGGTGTGCGCGATGTGTCAGAGCGTGATCAGCGCGTCGAGCGGCGCTCCGCGCAGTGCGCCGTCCAGCCGGGCCCGCCCGCCCAGGAACGTGAGCTCCATCAGGACGGCGACGCCCGCGACGTCGGCACCGGCCCGCCGGATCAGGTCCAGCGAGGCCTCGGCGGTGCCGCCGGTGGCGAGGACGTCGTCGATGACCATGACGCGGTCGCCCGCGCCGAGGTCCTCGGCGTGCACCTCGATCTCGGCGGTGCCGTACTCCAGCTCGTACGCCTGGGACAGCGTGGCGCCGGGCAGCTTGCCCGCCTTGCGGACCGGGACGAAGCCGATGCCGGAGCGGACGGCCACCGGGGCGGCGAGGATGAAGCCGCGGGCCTCCAGGCCGACGATCTTCGTGGCGCCGTGCCGCTCGCAGATGCCGCTCAGCTCGTCCGTCAGCGCGGTGAAGGCGACCGGGTCGGCGAGCAGGGGCGTGATGTCCTTGAACACCACTCCCGGCTTCGGGTAGTCGGCCACGTCCCGGATGCGGCTGAGCAGCAGGTCGCGGGTGTCCTCGGCGCTCATCGGCTCCTGCCCGAGGGACGACCCCGGCCGCGGCGCTGGCCGACCACGGCGCCGGCCGCCGCGGGTGCCGCGTCGTCGGTCTCCACGCCGTCGTCGTCGGGGTCCGGTCCGGAGCCGTCGTCCGTCTCGCCCTTGGCCGCGGCGGCCGCGCGCTTGGCGAGGACCCGCTTCTTGAGGGCCTTCATCTGCGGCTCGCGCTCCTTGAGGTCGGCGACGAGCGGCGTGGCGATGAAGATCGAGGAGTAGGCGCCGGCCGCGAGGCCGACGAACAGCGACAGCGAGATGTCGTTCAGCATGCCGGCGCCGAGGACGCCGCCGCCGATGAACAGCAGGCCGGCGACCGGCAGGAGCGCCACGACCGTGGTGTTGATGGAACGCACCAGGGTGCTGTTGATGCTGCGGTTGGCGACGTCGCTGTAGGTCCAGCGGGTCTGCTTGGTGATGTCCTTCGAACTCTCCTTGAG
It encodes the following:
- the hisS gene encoding histidine--tRNA ligase, yielding MNTFQAPRGTYDLIPPRSAVFLAVREAISAPLKNSGYGYVETPGFENVELFARGVGESTDIVSKEMYAFETKGGDQLALRPEGTASVLRAALEANLHKAGNLPVKLWYSGSYYRYEKPQAGRYRHFSQVGAEAIGAEDPALDAELIILADQAYRSLGLRDFRILLNSLGDKECRPVYREALQAFLRDLDLDEDTRRRVEINPLRVLDDKRSEVQKQLTGAPMLRDYLCDACKAYHEEVRALITAAGVAFEDDEKLVRGLDYYTRTTFEFVHGGLGSQSAVGGGGRYDGLSEMIGGPALPSVGWALGVDRTVLALEAEGVVLDIPAATSVYAVPLGEEARRVLFGVVTELRRAGVAADFSYGGKGLKGAMKNANRSGAPYALVAGERDLAEGVVQLKDMESGEQRSVPLETVVSELRAKLA
- a CDS encoding RelA/SpoT family protein — protein: MPDEAQSAAAQPGQQAAEPTAAPAVPEAQPARKPQPAVTERTGPVPVSAPKPVPPAAATRSGGSSNRVRARLARLGVQRSSPYNPVLEPLLRIVRSNDPKIETSTLRQIEKAYQVAERWHRGQKRKSGDPYITHPLAVTTILAELGMDPATLMAGLLHDTVEDTEYGLDQLRRDFGDSVALLVDGVTKLDKVKFGEAAQAETVRKMVVAMAKDPRVLVIKLADRLHNMRTMRYLKREKQEKKARETLEIYAPLAHRLGMNTIKWELEDLAFAILYPKMYDEIVRLVAERAPKRDEYLAIVTDEVQSDLRAARIKATVTGRPKHYYSVYQKMIVRGRDFAEIYDLVGIRVLVDTVRDCYAALGTVHARWNPVPGRFKDYIAMPKFNMYQSLHTTVIGPNGKPVELQIRTFDMHRRAEYGIAAHWKYKQETVAGTSKVRTDVPRAAKGSAGQDTVNDMAWLRQLLDWQKETEDPGEFLESLRFDLSRNEVFVFTPKGDVIALPAGATPVDFAYAVHTEVGHRTIGARVNGRLVPLESTLDNGDLVEVFTSKAEGAGPSRDWLGFVKSPRARNKIRAWFSKERRDEAIEQGKDAIVRAMRKQNLPIQRILTGDSLVTLAHEMRYPDISSLYAAIGEGHVAAQGVVQKLVQALGGEEAASEDIAESTPPSRSRSTRRNNADPGVVVKGVEDVWVKLARCCTPVPGDPIIGFVTRGSGVSVHRADCVNVDSLSQQPERILDVEWAPTQSSVFLVAIQVEALDRSRLLSDVTRVLSDQHVNILSAAVQTSRDRVATSRFTFEMGDPKHLGHVLKAVRGVEGVYDVYRVTSARRP
- a CDS encoding vitamin K epoxide reductase family protein is translated as MTSSAARDVPTGTQDRPDAGTIGASRAFAWMLVVTGAAGLLAAWVITIDKFKLLEDPGFTPGCSLNPVVSCGNIMKSDQAAVFGFPNPMLGLVTYAMVIAIGVALLAGARYRRWYWLGLNAGCLFGVGFCTWLMQQSLYEINALCLWCCLAWAGTIVMFWYVTSHNVRKGVLPAPAALRTFFGEFTWVLPVLHIGVIGMLILTRWWDFWTS
- a CDS encoding replication-associated recombination protein A, which encodes MEPDLFTAAAEERQETDPTSSPLAVRMRPRTLDEVVGQQHLLKPGSPLRRLVGDGGSGRAGASSVILWGPPGTGKTTLAYVVSKATDKRFVELSAITAGVKEVRAVIEGARRAAGGYGRETVLFLDEIHRFSKAQQDSLLPAVENRWVTLIAATTENPYFSVISPLLSRSLLLTLEPLTDDDIAALLDRALAEERGLAGAVGMAPEARGHLLRIAGGDARRALTALEAAAGAALDKGEEEISLATVEETVDRAAVKYDRDGDQHYDVASALIKSIRGSDVDAALHYLARMIEAGEDPRFIARRLMISASEDIGLADPTALPTAVAAAQAVAMIGFPEAALTLSHATIALALAPKSNAATLAIAAAQQDVRSGMAGPVPSHLRDGHYKGAAKLGHAQGYVYPHDVPGGIAAQQYAPDAVRGRRYYEPTRYGAEARYADVVEKVRERLRGE
- a CDS encoding peptidylprolyl isomerase, with amino-acid sequence MVSSDQRRRQLAREKFERQQQRREKARKKTKQRNAVIAAVIAVVLASGGAVYAGVSLGGGDDKKDDNASSSADNSPSPEPSETESKAPEPAMAIDKKAKYTFSIDTNEGGLSIAMDAAKTPHTVNSFKALADKGYFDGTKCHRLTTQGIFVLQCGDPKGDGTGGPGYTIPDENLTSLGKAGADGAVTYKAGTVAMANTGQPGTGGSQFFLVYKDTKLPPSYTPFGTLDAESLKIVEAVGKAGVEGGATDGAPKKPVTIEKAAVPKA
- a CDS encoding DUF349 domain-containing protein — encoded protein: MSSDPWGRVDETGTVYVRTAEGEQVVGSWQAGTPEEALAYFERKYEGLVVEIGLLERRVKTTDLAAKDAQTAIDHLRQQVDEHHAVGDLAALRERLDALVATVDKRREERKVQRAKQSDEARKSKEALVAEAEELAQSEQWRSAGERLRALVDTWKGLPRLDRKSDDELWHRFSHARSAFSKRRKAHFASLDAQREEARRTKERLVSEAEALSGSTDWGPTAARYRDLMTQWKAAGRAQREAEDDLWNRFRGAQDVFFAARSGVFAERDAEQGENLKVKEELAAEAEKLVPVTDLKAARAAFRSINERWEAVGHVPRDARPKVEGRMHAVERAIQESEENEWRRTNPEARARAAGLTGQLQAAVDKLREQIDTARASGNNARADKLSRELEGRQALLDQALKGLEEFGG
- a CDS encoding adenine phosphoribosyltransferase, coding for MSAEDTRDLLLSRIRDVADYPKPGVVFKDITPLLADPVAFTALTDELSGICERHGATKIVGLEARGFILAAPVAVRSGIGFVPVRKAGKLPGATLSQAYELEYGTAEIEVHAEDLGAGDRVMVIDDVLATGGTAEASLDLIRRAGADVAGVAVLMELTFLGGRARLDGALRGAPLDALITL
- a CDS encoding MBL fold metallo-hydrolase, with translation MLIAGFPAGAWGTNCYLVAPAAGEECVIIDPGHQAAQGVEETLRKHRLKPVAVVLSHGHIDHVASVVPVCGAHDVPAWIHPEDRYMMSDPEKALGRSIGMPLMGELTVGEPDDVKELTDGAGLSLAGLEFSVAHAPGHTKGSVTFRMPEAADVPSVFFSGDLLFAGSIGRTDLPGGDMDDMLASLARVCLPLDDSTVVLSGHGPQTTIGRERATNPYLREVASGPGSGRPAPRRGM